One part of the Cottoperca gobio chromosome 14, fCotGob3.1, whole genome shotgun sequence genome encodes these proteins:
- the LOC115018912 gene encoding LOW QUALITY PROTEIN: rap1 GTPase-activating protein 2-like (The sequence of the model RefSeq protein was modified relative to this genomic sequence to represent the inferred CDS: inserted 2 bases in 1 codon), producing MCVCVCVCVCVCVCNHSVFLFQDDYIPYPRIEEVLERGGPYPQVILPEFGGYWIEDPDADPPXLSERGGGGSAPGDYGYRLEEVSEAARAYRKHFMGQEHLNFSCSASSVGNLLLSVKHEDEPETLLVIVRSRVKSVFSRLSLTELPEIPSVPELAKLLCNEAAGLRFSPVLYPKASQLIVNYDEHEINNTFKFGVIYQRFGQVSEEELFRNKVETPAFTEFLQLLGDTVELQDFRGFRGGLDVSHGQTGSQSVYSVHRQQELMFHVSTKLPFTEGDAQQLQRKRHIGNDIVAVVFQEEATPFVPDMIASNFLHAFILVQVEEPGCDCTSYKVSVTAREDVPPFGPPLPNPAVFKKGPEFREFLLTKLINAELACYKSERFARLEERTRAALLDSLLDELNRRSHCMLGLMSGLEEEGRAENGHVHGGLLESIKRAMRGRSVSMETMSRGGGGLPTSLSGGGLAHISAECNVKSPVKRRSGLFPRLLSVDSQTEKHNQRSLLSEQRSFDSCHATPEVRELPPSPSSPEAVQRDRIHMKKESSKISRSTSSSCSFGVSTADDTHLAVMAESQSSSPLIICSPSELKNKNSPRSNLKFRFDRSSHSAAGN from the exons atgtgtgtgtgtgtgtgtgtgtgtgtgtgtgtgtgtgtgtgtaaccactCTGTGTTCCTCTTTCAGGACGACTACATTCCTTACCCGAGGATCGAGGAG gtgttGGAGAGGGGGGGGCCGTACCCGCAGGTTATCTTGCCTGAGTTCGGAGGTTACTGGATCGAGGACCCCGACGCTGATCCACC CCTctcagagagggggggggggggctcagcCCCAGGGGATTATGGGTACCGGCTGGAGGAGGTCAGTGAGGCTGCACGAGCGTACAGGAAGCACTTCATGGGCCAG gAACATTTAAACTTCTCCTGCTCAGCCAGCAGCGTCGGAAACCTGCTGCTGTCAGTGAAGCACGAAGACGAGCCGGAGACGCTGCTCGTCATCGTGCG GTCTCGGGTGAAAAGCGTCTTCAGCAGACTGTCCCTGACAGAACTGCCAGAGATTCCCAGTGTACCAGAGCTCGCCaag CTGCTGTGTAATGAAGCAGCAGGTCTGCGCTTCAGCCCCGTCCTCTACCCGAAG gCGTCTCAGCTGATAGTAAACTACGACGAGCACGAGATCAACAACACCTTCAAGTTTGGAGTCATTTACCAGAGGTTTGGACAG GTGTCGGAGGAGGAGCTGTTCAGGAACAAGGTGGAGACGCCGGCGTTCACAGagttcctgcagctgctgggaGACACGGTGGAGCTGCAGGACTTCAGGGG CTTTCGGGGGGGTCTGGACGTGTCTCACGGTCAGACGGGGTCTCAGTCCGTCTACAGCGTCCACCGGCAGCAGGAGCTCATGTTCCACGTCTCCACCAAACTGCCCTTCACCGAGGGAGACGCAcagcag ctgcagaGGAAACGCCACATAGGAAACGACATTGTTGCGGTAGTGTTCCAGGAGGAGGCCACGCCTTTTGTCCCCGACATGATCGCCTCCAACTTCCTGCACGCCTTCATCctggtgcaggtggaggagcCCGGCTGTGACTGCACCTCCTACAAG GTGTCCGTCACAGCCCGAGAAGACGTTCCTCCGTTTGGCCCGCCCCTCCCAAATCCAGCTGTTTTTAAGAAG GGTCCGGAGTTCAGAGAGTTTCTGCTCACTAAACTCATCAACGCAGAGCTGGCCTGCTACAAGAGTGAACGCTTTGCCCGACTGGAG gagcgTACCCGGGCTGCTCTGCTAGACAGCCTCTTGGATGAACTGAACAGACGCTCTCATTGCATGCTGGGATTGATGTCAGGTCTCGAGGAGGAGGGGCGAGCCGAGAACGGACACGTCCACGGAGGTCTGCTGGAGTCTATcaag AGAGCGATGCGAGGGCGGAGCGTCTCCATGGAGACCATGTCGCGGGGGGGGGGTGGCCTGCCCACCAGTCTGAGTGGGGGGGGTCTCGCACACATCAGCGCCGAG tgtaaCGTGAAATCTCCCGTGAAGAGACGCTCAGGACTTTTCCCTCGTCTGCTGAGCGTCGACAGccaaacagagaaacacaaccAGAGGAG TCTCCTCAGTGAGCAGAGGAGCTTCGACAGCTGCCACGCGACACCGGAGGTGAGAGAGCTGCCGCCCAGTCCCAGCTCTCCAGAGGCGGTGCAGCGGGACAG GATTCACATGAAGAAGGAGAGCAGTAAGATTTCCAGATCAacatccagcagctgcagcttcGGCGTCTCCACTGCTGACGACACACATCTG GCTGTGATGGCAGAAAGTCAAAGTTCAAGTCCGCTCATCATCTGCAGCCCCTCAG AGCTGAAGAATAAAAACTCTCCCAGATCAAACCTCAAGTTTCGTTTTGACAGGTCGAGTCACTCTGCAGCA GGAAACTGA
- the LOC115018560 gene encoding protein NLRC3-like encodes MDRQSTSVDVLLTNLIRGKLLPSARLWITTRPAAANQIPPECVDMVTEVRGFTDPQKEEYFRRRFRDEKQAGTIISHIKTSQSLHIMCHIPVFCWITATVLEDVLKTREGGELPKILTEMYIHFLVVQSKVKIVKYDGGAETDPHWSPESRKMIESLGKLAFEQLQKDNLIFYESDLTECGIDIRAASVYSGVFTQVFREERGLYQDKVFCFVHLSVQEFLAALHVHLTFITTGVDLLTEEQSTCQRLTAAAQKSAVQLFYQSAVDKALQSPNGQLDLFLRFFVGLSLQTNRDLLRGLLSQTGCCLLTNQETARYIKKKIEDTPCPEKSMNLKLCLNELNDR; translated from the exons ATGGACAGAC AGTCCACCTCAGTggatgtgctgctgacaaaccTCATCAGGGGGAAACTGCTTCCCTCTGCTCGCCTCTGGATAACCACACGAcctgcagcagccaatcagatcccTCCTGAGTGTGTGGACATGGTGACAGAGGTCAGAGGGTTCACTGACCCACAGAAGGAGGAGTacttcaggaggagattcagAGATGAGAAGCAGGCCGGCACAATCATCTCCCACATCAAGACATCACAAAGCCTCCACATCATGTGCCACATCCCAGTCTTCTGCTGGATCACCGCTACAGTTTTAGAGGATGTGTTGAAAaccagagagggaggagagctgCCCAAGATCCTGACTGAGATGTACATCCACTTCCTGGTGGTTCAGTCCAAAGTGAAGATCGTTAAGTATGATGGAGGAGCTGAGACAGATCCACACTGGAGTCCAGAGAGCAGGAAGATGATCGAGTCTCTGGGAAAACTGGCTTTTGAGCAGCTGCAGAAAGACAACCTGATCTTCTATGAATCCGACCTGACAGAGTGTGGCATTGATATCAGAGCAGCCTCAGTGTACTCAGGAGTGTTCACACAGGTctttagagaggagagaggactgTACCAGGACAAGGTGTTCTGCTTCGTCCATCTGAGCGTTCAGGAGTTTCTGGCTGCTCTTCATGTCCATCTGACCTTTATCACCACTGGTGTTGATCTCCTGACAGAGGAGCAGTCAACCTGCCAGAGgttgacagcagcagcacagaaatCTGCAGTACAGCTATTCTACCAGAGTGCTGTCGACAAGGCCTTACAGAGTCCAAACGGACAACTAGACCTGTTCCTGCGCTTCTTCGTAGGCCTTTCCCTGCAGACCAATCGGGATCTCCTAAGAGGCCTGCTCAGTCAGACAGGATGTTGCTTGCTTACCAATCAGGAAACAGCCCGATACATCAAGAAGAAGATCGAAGACACTCCCTGTCCAGAGAAAAGCATGAATCTGAAACTCTGTCTGAATGAACTGAATGATCGTTGA